The DNA region CAGAACTGAATGTTGTCACCTCCAAAGATGGGGCTACTTCATGCCTGGGGAAGATCTGGCTAGTTCTCCCACATTTTGGAACTGCTCTGAGCTGGGGACGCACagatgggggacagggagagaaggtgCAGCATTTCCCTGCGGGTTCCCAATGCTGCCTTaactcccctttcctcctctgagcAATCCTGAGACTCCATTGCTGGCGGGCCTCCCAGACCCTGCTTGGGGACACCCCTGGGTAGTGACCATAGAGCCACATGTCATGGACCCCTGCTGACCCCTTCCATATCAGGTGGGCTCTCCTGTGTCCTCCTCTTGATGCAAGTTTACTCTCTCCACAGGGAGCTTAGAAGGGGACAGCTCCTCTGGTCCAAACCTCTCTCTTCAGGTGGGGAGCCTGAGCCCTTGGGGGGAATAGGGGTGTGGCTTAGGTTTCCATTGGGACCAGAAGCTAGGCATCCCCCCTTCTCTGGgctcccctctctgcctgtcaTGCAGGCTTCATCTctacattcctttctctttttttccatgtctCTCTTGCCTtcatccttcttttctccttttccttctcttttttggtACTTATCCGATAATTTATTATGACCCACCTCCTTGCAAAATAGTCAAGGCCACTTCCTGCTGGGGGATTACCCAGTCAGGCCACTCTGACCTCTAGGGGTCCCCACACCATTCTTCCAAGCCACCCCAGTCCTTGTCCATCTATCCCTGGcaacttccccccaccccacccacttcACTGGGATGGGATGCGACCAGGAACCCACCTGCTCAAAGGGGCTTTTGTCCTTGAGGTCTTTGGCTCCTAAAAAGACCCAGCTATCTCTGAAGCCCAGCTGCTTTGCGTAAGAACTGCCCAGGCTGGAGAGGAGCTTCCTGGTCTCATCATTCAGTCTGCAGAGGAGCAGAGAACACGGTGAggtagaggggtgggggaagggtcagGTTCTCAGGCCCTTGGCCTACGAGCAGAGTTGTGTTCAGGAAGAACAGGGCTGAGTGGCAAGGACTTCTCTCAAGAAGCCACTtggagggggctggagaggtGTTAGTACAATTTTGCTTCTGTTTAcaaatatacatgtttatttggaaaatatggaaCATCACAGAGGAACTAAAAATTAGAGTCTCACCCCGCTTGAcataatcattataaaattttaatatatttccttcatgtctttttttcccccaggtacTGTGGGATCATACCAATGCTTTTACAaagtgcttctttttttcctcttaatgctAAAAGGTGAGCATTCTTCCATatccttaaattattttctacatCATTTTTGATgcaatatatccatatatatatatatatatatatatatgtatatatatgtatataatatgtcaCCTACCAGCATGTGTCATAATTTCTATAACTAGTAGGTCTTTATTGGACAGGGACAGTGTGTCCAGTTTTTTACTGTTGTAACCAAGGCTGTGATGGGCCTCCTAGAACATGTACACTTGTCTGGTTATTTCCCTAGGAAAAGTTGCCAGAAGATAGAGCCAGCAGGAGAGTGGGAAAAGGCACTTAGGGCTTGGAAGCATTTGGTTTGCTATGGCCTGGCAGGTAGAGGTTCCCACTTACCTGGTTCCTGGGTCGTCATAGGAAGCCACCAGCACGAGTGCGCCCTCTGGAATTTCTTTAAGGAATTTCACCAGCAGCTTCACTTCTgcgggaggaaggaaaggagggtgCTGGTCATTTAGGGGAAGTGGCCACTGGTCATTCTCATTCTCTGCTACTGCTCTGATGAACCAGGAGTGGCCAGCGGCAGGCTGACACTGAGCTCCGTCTGAAGCTCTGGGGCCGGTAGGAGGTGGCATCCGGGGTGGAGCTGTCTGCAGCCCTTGTCCAGGGGAGAGCAACGTACACAGAGCAAGGGTAGCCTCATTCAGGTGGTTAAGCGTGGACATTGGAATTTGAAAATTCCACAGGCAATTCAGATGTGCAGCCATAAGTGAGAGACATTGCCCTAAGGGCCCTTGGGGACCTACACCCAAGGTATGGAGGTCTTTGGCCCCTAAGAAATCATCTCTCAACATCTCTGGGCTCTTTGCATACCCTCCGCCACCTCCTTCTACACTAGTTAACCACCTAACTTGTCTGTCCTGACTTTAGAGGATAGACCCACTGGACCACAGGCAACTCAGGTCACTGAGAGAGAACATTAGTGTCCTACAGATCCCAGCTTACACCAAAGAGCAAGCTTCCCTTTGCATCTTGAACACCGCACTGCAGGTGCAAAATCTGTGCATTTAACAGAGACAGGCCTAGCTGCAGCACGTTGGGGAGGGATCAGCACCCAGCTGGAGCTTATCTTTATGGCCATCTTTGCTGCATAAAAAGTGATAACTTATGGCAGCGATATAGGttcctttttaagattatttaggTTAAAAAAGTGAGCTGATTCAAAGGAAAATACTAACAATTCAGACGGTACCCTGGACATGGCATAAAGTATGCAAGGGGCTCTTGAATGGCTGAAGAAGTATGGACAAGACTGGCCTAGTGGGAAAATCAGGGCTGTATCTGTCACACAAGGGTGATCAGTAGCACTGCCCAGAGAATTTTTGTAAAGAGCAAATGTGACGATGACTCTCGGGCATACAGAAAGTGCACTATAATGGAACTGCAATTCTTAGCAGCATCTGTAACATAATTTTGGGGGGCCGGTGCAAAACGAAAATGTGGAGCCTTTTGGGGCACcaagctggctcagtcggtagagcatgtgactcttgatctctgggttgtgagtttgagccctacgctgggcatagagattactgaaaaataaaatcttaaaaaagacaaggagacttttgttaaaaaaatattaagaatttcaagatggcaaaaCTAGAGCATCAAACCAAACCTGAATTCGCTCTAAGCACAGGGCCCTGTATGGCCACTCCACCCATAGGTCCATGCCCATGAAGACAAGCCAGTTCTTATATTCCCTGAGGATCCCTTGGACCTAGGGGAAGAATCAAGTCCTGAAAGCCAAGGTCAGCTGTCAACCAGCTCAGTAACACAGAGGTCTGTGTAGTCCATGACCACAACCTGTCCTCAAATGCTTCTGTTTTTGGGTCCCTGTCAGTCATGGTTACATTCAACTTGACAATAGGGCaatataaaatttagtttttttttaagttattttttcccccttttcattcTGACAATGACCTCCTTGCTTCTGAGTCCTGTGGAtggagtgagggagaagggaagggaagggagaacacTGAATGAGCCCCCCAGGTCCTTTCTCCAGCCAGGTAGGGCCCCTCCCACTGATTAGTGTGGGTTACCATTCAATCCCCATGTCAGTCTCATGAAGTGGACACTGTGTAttccctccattttacagatgacagaacTGAAGTTCAAGAGGTGTCATTGCCTCACCCTGAAGTCTTTGACTCCAGAGACTGGACCTTGTCCATAAACCTGGCCCCCGGCCACCCTGAACACCTGGGGGGGTCCTGGACAGAGAACAAATGACATTCTCTGGCCCTCGGCCAATAGTCTACCCCACGTTCTTCTCACCCCTGTCTTAGCTCTGTCCCACACCAGGAGGGGACTTGCGTGCCTGCATGTGGACACCCCCAGTCTGCTGTTCCAAGCTCTGTccacaccaccctcccctccagaaaCTGCCAGGCCCTGGCCAACCTTCAGTCCTAAAGGTGTATCTGTGGCTTCTGCCCAAGGGGGTCACACCTCGAAGACGTCTGCGTGGGCCCTGATGCAGGCTTCCAGTCGGCACCTCCTCTGGCCTTGCAGACCCTACCTGAGAGGTGGGACTCAGGTGGAGGATGGCCATCATAGGACCCATGGGATCCTCTGAAGCCCTGGGCACAGGACAGGGTGCCGGCTCGCGTCTCTAAGTGTGGTTACCTTGCAAACATTCGCAGCTGTGACTTCGGGCACCAGACTCCCATTCAATGCCTCCTTTTTTTGCAAGGCCCAGAGGGCTTCCCACTTTCTCGCTGCCTGGTTTTGTCTCCTCTTGGGCTTGTGTGGTTAGGTGGGCACAGTAGGGGAGTGATGCCTGAGCCTAGAGCTGGGCCCTGAGGTTGCAGGCACAGGGGAGGGTAGCCTAGCTGAGCTGGGCTCTGAGAAGGGGGGTGAGCTCAGTTCACCTATCCTGATGGAAACCGGCTTTTGCAGGACCAGGACTCCTGCTGCCTGCAAGGGGCTGCTCAGCTGCTTTTCCAGTTCTTATTGAGGCTCCTgtgtcagagggagggaggtgggttgCCAGCTGGGCAGTGGGTGGCATAATGGGTCTGGGACTTATTCCACCATGTTTTGGAAGATATCGGGATTGTTGGGTGAGAGTCTTGCCCCCACCATGGCTTTGCCAGTCAGCCTGTGGGCGAGGAAGCTGCTGGTGGGAAATTTCAGCCCAGGTAGGTCAGTGTCCTATAAGGCAAGGAGGACAGTGGGGTGGCTACATGTACAGAGAAGTTCAGAAAGCATGCCTgtgcacagagagaagaaaagatgtcTGTAGAAAGATGCAGAGAGCTTGGAGCCTCAGAGATATCCTTTCTGGACCTTGGGAGGCCTTGTCCTGTCCTTGGGCCCAGTGGAGACCCTGCAGCCTTAAAATATAATACTCTTCACCCAGCAGAGCAAACTAGGCCGTATGTCCTTGCCCTAAGCACTTCAGGGCACACATGCCTGGCCTCCACCTGCCAGCACTGGCATATCTTTGCCTGAAGGTCTTCTCCCACCTCCAGACCTTCCTTTGTGCCCTGGGGCAGGCCAGAAGTGTGGGAAGTGCCAAGGAATTAGGGGCGGGAGCACcccagctcccttgccccttGAGACCTCTCTGAGGCATGTGTTGGACACTGGCTCCTGAGTTCCAGTTGCCCGCAGCGTTCAGCTTGATGACACATCGCACTGGCTATCTTCctttccctgtctcacttcccgCTGATATTTTCTGAGGTCACCTCCTTCCAAGTCAACCGCTGCCCttgaatccttgtctcaggctctgcatCCAGGAGAGGAATTTCAAAGACAGCAGGATGGCGTCCCACCCCCACCATGCTTCTTTCTGGTTGTCTCCTGCAGAAACCAGAGCCAAGCGTCTTAACACCCCATGGCTCTCTTGCCACAGGAAGCGGCTCAGCCCACCCTGTGACCTCAGTGCCAACAGAGAGGTGCCTACCTCCGGAGTACATGTCGAAGCATTTCTGTGTTAGCACCATTCCTGTGGTTCCTAGGGATGAGAGAACAAAACTGTGATTTCCTGGAATGTGTCATCCTGCCTATCGTTTTGCAGAAAATGGCTACTCTTTAAGgtctaaaaatagaataataatggAGTAAAATCAGGTCCTGTGGAAAGCATGCAGCGCTAAGTAGGTGCCCACTAACCTTTGGACTGATCTGAGAGGTACAAGAACACAATGGTGGAGGATCTCTGGAATCGAACGGTATCCAGCTAATCTGGGTCTGTGTTTTGCCTTGCCACTTCCTAATGCACCACTTAGTATTTGGACCTCAATTTTTGCATCTGAAAAATGGGCTATGGGAACTAAGCGAGATGTACTTCAAATAGGTAGTAAACACAAGATAAATTTCAGCcggaaaacagtaataaaaagaacTACAGCCATCATCATTATTCCTACCTAAACAGGAAATCTGTAATTTGAGTCCTCCGACTCTGGAAGGCAAAGGGACTTGCCGTGGGCTGAACTGTACCTAGTGCTCGGAGTCTAGTAATCTGAATGGCGTTTGTGGTTTTGCAAAGGGTCCAAGTCCTACAGAAAACCAGGTGTTCTGGGGAAGTCGCAGTTCTCACGCTCCGCCACTAGATGGGGGTGTTGCAGAGGGGATGGCAGATCTACGTTTTCACCCCTGGTCCCTTCCCCCTTGCGTTAGGTTGTGGATCCGGGaagagggtggggacaggggcctGGGTAGTGGAGGCTCTCCTGCTGGGTGGGGGAGCTCACAGTGCAGCCCTTACTGGACTCTCAGAGCCACTAGTGTAGGGTCCttggaagggggggaggggtctcTGTACACATGAAACTATGATCATGTGCGTTTGTGGATTTTTCTGGAATTAGGGGGAAAAGGTGCAGACTGAAGTTTCTTAAAGGAATCTCTGCTCCCTAAAAGGTTGAGAACTACCAATACTTACCGATCTTTTTGATGGCTTATTATACAGTTGAGACTGTGAAGCCCTGAGAGTGATTTGTTGGACTTCCCCGCAGCTGGCATGCAGTAGGTGCTACATAGATGTTTGGAGAGGATTTTAGTCTAGGGAAGTAAGTAATTCAGCTGGGTGATTAAGACCTGGAGTCAGCCAGATCCGGGTTCAAATCTAttggctgtgtaaccttgggcaagttgcctaacctctctgaacttccatGTCTTACCTCCATACAGAGTCCATAGCTCCATTCTAGCAGCGGGGTGAGGCTGAATGACATAGCACACAGTGAATGCTCTGTAACAGCTCTTGGTGTTACTGATGCCTGTGTTCATCTTTGGGCTTtgtgaggggaggagagggaggccccAAGCTAAGCCTGTCTCATTGGACACTAGTCATAGAGGTTGTCTCCTGCAGTGGCCCATTTCAGGGAAGAGAGAACCAGCAGGTTTCAGCCAGATGGGCTGCAGCCAGGGCCAGTTCCTGCCCTTCCcactggggtgaggggtgggggtgtgcaTGGAGATTAGGTGAAACAGGCCCTGTAGACTGAGACCCCTACAGTCATCTGCCAGCATGCCCTCCCTGTAGGAAGCGGCCGCCAATGCAGTGAGTCAGGTCTTGCTCTCCTTCTCAAGACTGGAGGAGGCGTGCCCTGCTcggcctcctgcccctcccaggccccgcTTTTCCTGGGCTGCCTTCTGACCTCCCACTCTGGGTGAGGCTCCATTTTTGCTTTAGGCTTTGACCTTTCCCCTGACTCGGCAGGATTTCTTGGCAGAAGGGGAATGTCTCCCTAGGAGTCCCATCCTACCCTGTCATTTCCTAAGTGTGTTCATGTGGTCATGACACACACAAGCTTGACCTTTTCCTTCCGGAGCATCTGCTGTGCCCTTTTTTCCACCTGCCCTGACCTTTGTCCCAGGAAGTAGCTCTTAGATTCAGGGAAATGGCCTGCGCTCTCCATCTAagagccagaggcagagagagaggagggtctTGGCTGGGGCAGACCACCTGGTCCTTACTCCACCCCTGTAAACCCACCCCTCCTGAAATGTGTCCCTGTTTCAGGCATGGCTAGAAGTTGGTCTTCCTGCTGGAGATGCAGGGTAGTAAGGCTGTGGGTCTTCCTCCAGGTCTCCttgcccccagcctccctgctccAAGCTGGAAGGAAGTTTCTGGAATGCAGGGCTGGACCCTCATGCCCTCCTCAAAGCCTTTCTGAGGCTCCCTATTGACTTTAGCTTCAAGCTCACACTTCTTAGTAGAAGGCTTAGCCCTTCATCCTCtcgccctgcctgcctccctatCTGTACCTGTCATCCTTCCCGCTTCTCTGTGTAGCCAGGAAGACCCTGTGTGGCCCCCAAgccctcttccccacttctcccttctctgcttcctgtaCAGTGTTGCCCCTGCCTCGAAGGAGCCTCCCCCACTTTTTCCCTGGTCAACCCCCACGATCCTTCAGGCCTCAGCTGACCAGCACCTCCCTCTGGAAGCCTCCCCTGACTACCCCCATCCCCAGCTGTATGTCCCAGCTCTCAGAGCTGTGCTTCCTCCTTCATAGATGTTCACCACATTGTAGTGGTTGTCAGCTCCATGGACAGGCCAGGACCTGTCCTTCTAGTTCATGGCTGACCCCTAGTGCTTCTGTACAGGGCCTGGCCCACAGTAGCTGCTGACAGTatttgatgaatgagtgaatgaaggtgTGCaatcagctcatgatctcacattgtTGTTGGTTGTCCCTCAGGGTTTCATGTGTGTTGGCTTAGGCCgcatggatgggccttgaggatGGGCTCATGTTTCATAGGAGAAGTGTATCTTCCTGGGATAGTTGCTCATGG from Panthera leo isolate Ple1 chromosome A2, P.leo_Ple1_pat1.1, whole genome shotgun sequence includes:
- the FAM3D gene encoding protein FAM3D isoform X5, with the protein product MRVSGVLRFLALVFALVSTWIFIRSYISLNAKTIRLPRWLSLVTKEIPVMRAKCGLAKPCPKEFFAFKISSGAANVVGPTMCFENQVIMSPVKNNVGRGLNIALVNGTTGMVLTQKCFDMYSGEVKLLVKFLKEIPEGALVLVASYDDPGTRLNDETRKLLSSLGSSYAKQLGFRDSWVFLGAKDLKDKSPFEQLRAVPKCGRTSQIFPRHEVAPSLEVTTFSSAQKAAKSR
- the FAM3D gene encoding protein FAM3D isoform X7 → MLGPPGGCQQGASGSSKGCCGPRERFSRKPLHHSDPAVMRAKCGLAKPCPKEFFAFKISSGAANVVGPTMCFENQVIMSPVKNNVGRGLNIALVNGTTGMVLTQKCFDMYSGEVKLLVKFLKEIPEGALVLVASYDDPGTRLNDETRKLLSSLGSSYAKQLGFRDSWVFLGAKDLKDKSPFEQLRAVPKCGRTSQIFPRHEVAPSLEVTTFSSAQKAAKSR